The following are encoded in a window of Catenulispora sp. EB89 genomic DNA:
- a CDS encoding citrate synthase translates to MLESEQPRPTRSVTTVEVPRGLAGVIVTDTEVGDVRGEEGFYHYRQYNAVELAEKRTLEDVWVLMIDGHLPDAEQRAAFIAETTPLRHVPDKVKALLPAIAEAVHGEPMNGLRAALPLLAGQRGMRPIYDIDEQTRRADALYISALAPTVLTAIHRLGKGLEMVEPRDDLSYAANYLYMLNGTEPTPEQARAIEQYLISTVDHGFNNSTFTARVIASTGADLAAAVTGALGSLSGPLHGGAPSRALDTLDEIGTPDKAEDWVRQQVEAGARIMGFGHPVYRTDDPRSIMLRGVAQRLGGPLVDFAVAVEQHVIKALAELKPGRQLYTNVEFYAGVVMELSGVPRDMFTPTFATSRVIGWCANILEQAKDSKIIRPAAHYAGVPAPQPLPEG, encoded by the coding sequence ATGCTCGAATCCGAGCAGCCTCGCCCCACGCGGAGCGTCACCACAGTCGAGGTTCCGCGCGGTCTGGCCGGCGTCATCGTCACCGACACTGAAGTCGGCGACGTGCGCGGCGAGGAAGGCTTCTACCACTACCGCCAGTACAACGCGGTGGAGCTGGCCGAGAAGCGGACCCTGGAGGACGTCTGGGTCCTGATGATCGACGGCCACCTGCCGGACGCGGAGCAGCGGGCGGCGTTCATCGCCGAGACCACGCCGCTGCGGCACGTCCCGGACAAGGTCAAGGCGCTGCTGCCGGCCATCGCCGAGGCGGTGCACGGCGAGCCGATGAACGGTCTGCGGGCGGCCCTGCCGCTGCTGGCCGGACAGCGCGGCATGCGGCCGATCTACGACATCGACGAGCAGACCCGCCGGGCGGACGCGCTGTACATCAGCGCCCTGGCCCCGACGGTCCTGACCGCGATCCACCGGCTCGGCAAGGGCCTGGAGATGGTGGAGCCGCGCGACGACCTGTCGTACGCGGCGAACTACCTCTACATGCTCAACGGCACCGAGCCCACCCCGGAGCAGGCCCGCGCGATCGAGCAGTACCTGATCTCGACCGTGGACCACGGCTTCAACAACTCCACCTTCACCGCCCGCGTCATCGCCTCCACCGGCGCCGACCTGGCCGCGGCCGTGACCGGGGCGCTGGGCTCGCTGTCCGGCCCGCTGCACGGCGGAGCCCCCTCGCGCGCCCTGGACACCCTCGACGAGATCGGCACCCCCGACAAGGCCGAGGACTGGGTCCGCCAGCAGGTGGAGGCCGGCGCCCGCATCATGGGCTTCGGCCATCCGGTCTACCGCACGGACGACCCGCGCTCGATCATGCTCCGCGGCGTCGCCCAGCGCCTCGGCGGCCCCCTGGTGGACTTCGCCGTGGCGGTCGAGCAGCACGTGATCAAGGCCCTCGCCGAACTCAAGCCGGGCCGCCAGCTCTACACCAACGTCGAGTTCTACGCCGGCGTGGTGATGGAACTCTCCGGCGTCCCCCGCGACATGTTCACCCCGACGTTCGCCACCTCCCGCGTGATCGGCTGGTGCGCGAACATCCTCGAACAGGCCAAGGACTCGAAGATCATCCGGCCCGCGGCGCACTACGCCGGCGTGCCGGCGCCGCAGCCGCTGCCGGAGGGCTGA
- a CDS encoding VOC family protein: protein MERVLGLGGHFLRATDPAALTAWYRDSLGLDIDEHGMWQQEAGPTVFAAFEADTDYFGSREQQVMLNFRVRDLDAMLRQLREKGADVDAETQEMDGIGKFGWVTDPEGNRIELWEAG from the coding sequence ATGGAACGAGTACTCGGCCTCGGCGGCCACTTCCTCCGCGCCACCGACCCGGCGGCCCTGACCGCCTGGTACCGCGACAGCCTCGGCCTGGACATCGACGAACACGGCATGTGGCAGCAGGAGGCCGGCCCGACGGTGTTCGCCGCCTTCGAGGCCGACACGGACTACTTCGGCTCGCGCGAGCAGCAGGTGATGCTCAACTTCCGGGTCCGCGACCTCGACGCGATGCTCCGGCAGCTGCGGGAGAAGGGCGCCGACGTCGACGCGGAGACGCAGGAGATGGACGGCATCGGGAAATTCGGCTGGGTGACGGATCCGGAGGGGAACCGGATCGAGCTGTGGGAAGCGGGCTGA
- a CDS encoding acyclic terpene utilization AtuA family protein, with amino-acid sequence MNTQVPPRRPVLIANSSGFYGDRLSAAREMVDGGPIDVLTGDYLAELTPLLLHKARERGGPGYARSFLAQMNQVLGACQEKGVKIVTNAGGLEPARLADDLRALITHLNLRLKVAHIEGDDLLPRLAELRDRGVPFENLDTGEPFSDAAEPVSAHAYLGAWGIAAALAGGADIVVCGRVTDASLVVGPAAWWHGWNGDDWDALAGAVVAGHVIECGPQCTGGNYSFLDELPDTRVPGFPIAEVAHDGSAVITKHPGTGGVVSVGTVTAQLLYDIEGPAYTNPDVTAHFDTLRVTQQAPDRVEIRGAKGMTGPHKLKVAFNYRGGYRNSITLGVTGLDIEAKAGLAEAQIFDTLGGRGRFASVDVRLQRSDKPAEQARTDEEATAYLHITVKDPDPDKVGQAFTGAVTSLALAGYSGYHPTAPPTREVEYGVYWPTLIQDRHVAHIAVLPTGERLEIRPCRRPMGMPLHLGAPRPPEPFFSDGMKRLAPLGLVCGARSGDKGGNANVGLWTRTDRAYAWLRETLDVDTFQKLVPECCDLRVERFELPNLRALNFVVYGMLGEGVAASTRADPQAKGLGEFVRSRLVMVPVEFLNG; translated from the coding sequence GTGAACACCCAAGTCCCGCCCCGGCGCCCGGTACTGATCGCCAACTCATCCGGGTTCTACGGCGACCGCCTGTCCGCGGCCAGGGAGATGGTGGACGGGGGTCCGATCGACGTCCTGACCGGCGACTACCTCGCCGAGCTGACTCCGCTGCTGCTCCATAAAGCGCGTGAGCGCGGCGGTCCCGGCTACGCGCGCTCCTTCCTGGCGCAGATGAACCAGGTGCTCGGCGCCTGCCAGGAGAAGGGCGTCAAGATCGTCACCAACGCCGGCGGGCTGGAGCCCGCGCGGCTGGCCGACGACCTCAGGGCCCTCATCACGCACCTGAACCTGCGTCTGAAGGTCGCGCACATCGAAGGCGACGACCTGCTCCCGCGCCTGGCCGAGCTGCGCGACAGAGGGGTCCCGTTCGAGAACCTGGACACCGGCGAGCCGTTCTCCGACGCCGCCGAACCGGTCTCGGCGCACGCCTACCTGGGCGCCTGGGGCATCGCCGCGGCTTTAGCCGGCGGCGCGGACATCGTCGTCTGCGGCCGGGTCACCGACGCATCACTGGTCGTGGGCCCGGCCGCTTGGTGGCACGGCTGGAACGGCGACGACTGGGACGCCCTGGCCGGCGCGGTCGTCGCCGGACACGTCATCGAGTGCGGCCCGCAGTGCACCGGCGGCAACTACTCCTTCCTGGACGAGCTCCCCGACACCCGCGTCCCCGGCTTCCCCATCGCCGAGGTCGCCCACGACGGCTCCGCGGTGATCACCAAGCACCCGGGCACCGGCGGCGTGGTCTCGGTCGGCACGGTCACCGCGCAGCTGCTCTACGACATCGAGGGCCCGGCCTATACGAACCCTGACGTCACCGCGCACTTCGACACCCTGCGCGTGACGCAGCAGGCCCCGGACCGCGTCGAGATCCGCGGCGCCAAGGGCATGACCGGCCCGCACAAGCTCAAGGTCGCCTTCAACTACCGCGGCGGCTACCGCAACTCGATCACGCTCGGCGTCACCGGCCTGGACATAGAGGCCAAGGCCGGGCTGGCCGAGGCGCAGATCTTCGACACGCTCGGCGGCCGCGGCCGCTTCGCCTCCGTGGACGTGCGGCTGCAACGCAGCGACAAGCCCGCCGAGCAGGCGCGCACCGACGAGGAAGCCACCGCCTACCTGCACATCACGGTCAAGGACCCGGATCCGGACAAGGTCGGCCAGGCCTTCACCGGCGCGGTGACCAGCCTGGCGCTGGCCGGCTACTCCGGCTACCACCCGACCGCGCCGCCCACGCGCGAGGTCGAGTACGGCGTGTACTGGCCGACGTTGATCCAGGACCGGCACGTCGCGCACATCGCCGTGCTGCCCACCGGCGAGCGCCTGGAGATCCGGCCCTGCCGCCGGCCGATGGGCATGCCGCTGCACCTGGGCGCGCCGCGTCCGCCGGAGCCGTTCTTCTCCGACGGGATGAAGCGGCTGGCTCCGCTCGGCCTGGTCTGCGGAGCCCGTTCCGGGGACAAGGGCGGGAACGCCAACGTCGGGCTGTGGACGCGCACCGACCGCGCCTACGCCTGGCTGCGCGAGACGCTGGACGTGGACACGTTCCAGAAGCTCGTCCCGGAGTGCTGCGACCTGCGGGTGGAGCGCTTCGAGCTGCCGAACCTGCGGGCGCTGAACTTCGTCGTCTACGGCATGCTCGGCGAAGGGGTGGCGGCCTCGACGCGCGCCGATCCGCAGGCCAAGGGCCTCGGCGAGTTCGTCCGGTCGCGGCTGGTCATGGTCCCCGTGGAGTTCCTGAACGGCTAG
- a CDS encoding aldo/keto reductase, with protein MRYRHLGNSGLLVSVVGLGCNNFGSRLDVAGTRRVVDAAIDAGITLLDTADMYGQSQSESFLGEVLKGRRDQVVLATKFGHQSFDMHYPRATGAKGGRSYIRYAVEHSLKRLQTDYIDLYQLHTPDPATPIAETVAALDDLVREGKVRYLGNSNFAGWQIAEAHYVAQQLNATPFVSAQNHWSLLVREAETEVVPAARYFGLGVLPYFPLANGLLTGKVRRATGIPADARLAGRTHWVTEDRLDKVEALIAWAEKHGRSILEVGIAGLAAQPGCTSVISGAMSPEQVQANAAAGDWEPTAEELAEIDAIVPAPAQP; from the coding sequence ATGCGCTATCGTCACCTCGGTAATTCCGGCCTGCTCGTCTCCGTCGTGGGCCTGGGCTGCAACAACTTCGGCAGCCGGCTGGACGTGGCCGGCACCCGGCGCGTCGTGGACGCCGCGATCGACGCCGGCATCACCCTGCTGGACACCGCCGACATGTACGGCCAGTCCCAGTCCGAGTCGTTCCTCGGCGAGGTCCTGAAAGGCCGCCGGGACCAGGTGGTGCTGGCCACCAAGTTTGGACATCAGAGCTTTGACATGCACTACCCGCGCGCGACCGGCGCCAAGGGCGGCCGGTCCTACATCCGGTACGCGGTCGAGCACTCGCTCAAGCGGCTGCAGACCGACTACATCGACCTGTACCAGCTGCACACCCCGGACCCGGCCACGCCGATCGCCGAGACCGTCGCCGCCCTGGACGACCTGGTCCGCGAGGGCAAGGTCCGCTACCTGGGCAACTCCAACTTCGCGGGCTGGCAGATCGCCGAGGCGCACTACGTCGCGCAGCAGCTGAACGCCACCCCCTTCGTCTCGGCCCAGAACCACTGGTCGCTGCTGGTCCGCGAGGCCGAGACCGAGGTGGTGCCGGCCGCGCGGTACTTCGGCCTGGGCGTGCTGCCCTACTTCCCGCTGGCCAACGGCCTGCTCACCGGCAAGGTCCGGCGCGCCACCGGTATCCCGGCCGACGCCCGCCTGGCCGGCCGCACGCACTGGGTCACCGAGGACCGCCTGGACAAGGTCGAGGCGCTGATCGCCTGGGCCGAGAAGCACGGCCGCAGCATCCTGGAGGTCGGCATCGCGGGCCTGGCCGCGCAGCCTGGCTGCACCTCGGTGATCTCCGGCGCGATGTCGCCGGAGCAGGTGCAGGCCAACGCCGCCGCCGGCGACTGGGAGCCGACCGCCGAGGAGCTGGCGGAGATCGACGCGATCGTGCCGGCGCCGGCGCAGCCGTAG
- a CDS encoding ABC transporter ATP-binding protein produces MDTTVAVRGRGITKVFGDVVALDHVDVSMAKGQIHGLVGPNGAGKTTLLGLLLGLAVADEGGLEIFGTPVGRTLAAPEGVSGFVDGPGLYPTLTAQQNLAALIALRHRRPRPDDVQEALAQVGLSEVADDKVRGFSLGMRQRLGLAAALLTKPRLLVLDEPANGLDPAGKKHVHGVLNRLVADGATVILSSHRMDDLEALCSEVTILNTGRVVFSGPLNKLSDENRDLDYRLRVSDAAQARTIAGDTPGITVVEGSDAAALGDPEVLIVRAQVAAMDELVARIVRADVALRELAPVVSPLEAAFLALTDQPVDVPQQSTGEKTAEPTAEPNAEAPEATTPTAPTTEEQQQEAGR; encoded by the coding sequence ATGGATACGACCGTCGCAGTCAGGGGCCGCGGCATCACCAAGGTCTTCGGTGATGTCGTCGCGCTCGATCACGTGGACGTGAGCATGGCGAAAGGTCAGATCCACGGCTTGGTCGGTCCGAACGGGGCCGGCAAGACCACGCTCCTGGGCCTGTTGCTGGGCCTGGCCGTCGCCGACGAGGGGGGTCTGGAGATCTTCGGCACGCCGGTCGGGCGGACGCTGGCCGCGCCCGAGGGCGTCTCAGGGTTCGTCGACGGTCCCGGTCTGTACCCCACGCTGACCGCGCAGCAGAACCTCGCCGCGCTCATCGCGCTGCGGCACCGCCGGCCGCGTCCGGACGACGTCCAGGAGGCGCTGGCGCAGGTCGGGCTGAGCGAGGTCGCGGACGACAAGGTCCGCGGCTTCTCGCTGGGCATGCGCCAGCGCCTCGGCCTGGCCGCCGCGCTGCTGACCAAGCCCCGGCTGCTGGTGCTCGACGAGCCCGCCAACGGCCTGGACCCGGCGGGCAAGAAGCACGTGCACGGCGTGCTGAACCGCCTGGTCGCCGACGGCGCCACGGTCATCCTGTCCAGCCACCGCATGGACGACCTGGAAGCCCTGTGCTCCGAGGTCACCATCCTGAACACCGGTCGCGTGGTGTTCTCCGGCCCGCTGAACAAGCTCTCCGACGAGAACCGCGACCTGGACTACCGGCTGCGCGTCTCGGACGCCGCCCAGGCCCGCACCATCGCCGGCGACACCCCGGGCATCACCGTCGTCGAGGGCTCCGACGCCGCGGCGCTGGGCGATCCCGAAGTGCTCATCGTGCGCGCGCAGGTGGCGGCGATGGACGAGCTCGTGGCGCGGATCGTGCGCGCGGACGTCGCGCTGCGCGAGCTGGCCCCGGTGGTCTCGCCGCTGGAAGCCGCGTTCCTCGCGCTCACCGACCAGCCGGTCGACGTCCCGCAGCAGTCCACCGGCGAGAAGACCGCCGAACCCACCGCCGAACCCAACGCCGAAGCCCCCGAAGCCACCACCCCCACCGCCCCCACGACCGAAGAGCAGCAGCAGGAGGCCGGCCGATGA
- a CDS encoding ABC transporter permease: MTTTVTETPAPEAAPPAAAAVPVSRVLRFELIKQFSAWRVRLLILLCWIGPALLVFAIDQQSTLPSDTLFGRWMHATGWAGSLVALGFCGTWGLPLITSVVAGDVFASEDRLGTWRHLLIAVRSHRRIFVAKAIASLTVILLLIAGLTFSSILGGLLAEGNNPLVGLDGHSLAGGEAGTRVLLAWLCVLAPTLALAAIGLLGSIALGRSPMGLLLPTIVALGMQAAQMLPLPVAVRLALPGYAFISWNGLFTDPAQLKPLLIGITVSLVWAIVATALAYMVFVRRDFTNLTNDGAGRRVLTVGVLPLAGVLAVTVGLVAATTSGAGSSGIDQNKVQKSVATAFAHLYKLQEDEMRRPPLTEAQLHTSASCLKSEGLGTQEGPGTDWRCTVSWSVPGDNVTAQAIYQLDVTANGRYIADGDGPQEVNGYFLIVLNGKTISNPLWQFDGNVDLLS, translated from the coding sequence ATGACCACGACCGTCACCGAAACCCCCGCGCCGGAAGCCGCGCCGCCGGCCGCCGCCGCGGTCCCGGTGTCCCGGGTCCTCCGCTTCGAGCTGATCAAGCAGTTCTCCGCCTGGCGCGTCCGCCTGCTGATCCTGCTGTGCTGGATCGGTCCGGCGCTTCTGGTCTTCGCAATCGACCAGCAGAGCACCCTGCCCTCGGACACCCTGTTCGGCCGCTGGATGCACGCCACCGGCTGGGCCGGTTCCCTGGTCGCGCTCGGCTTCTGCGGCACCTGGGGGCTCCCCCTGATCACCTCGGTGGTGGCCGGCGACGTCTTCGCCTCCGAGGACCGCCTCGGCACCTGGCGCCACCTGCTGATCGCGGTCCGCTCGCACCGGCGCATCTTCGTCGCCAAGGCGATCGCCAGCCTCACCGTGATCCTGCTGCTGATCGCCGGCCTGACCTTCTCCAGCATCCTCGGCGGCCTGCTCGCCGAGGGCAACAACCCGCTGGTCGGCCTGGACGGCCACAGCCTGGCCGGGGGCGAGGCCGGCACCAGGGTGCTGCTCGCCTGGCTCTGCGTCCTGGCGCCGACGCTCGCGCTGGCCGCCATCGGCCTGCTCGGGTCCATCGCCCTGGGCCGCTCCCCGATGGGCCTGCTGCTGCCGACCATCGTCGCCCTGGGCATGCAGGCCGCGCAGATGCTGCCGCTGCCGGTCGCCGTCCGCCTGGCGCTGCCCGGCTACGCCTTCATCTCCTGGAACGGCCTGTTCACCGACCCGGCGCAGCTCAAGCCGCTGCTGATCGGCATCACCGTCAGCCTGGTGTGGGCGATCGTGGCGACCGCGCTGGCCTACATGGTCTTCGTCCGCCGCGACTTCACCAACCTCACCAACGACGGCGCCGGTCGCAGGGTCCTGACGGTGGGCGTGCTGCCGCTGGCCGGCGTGCTGGCCGTGACCGTCGGCCTGGTCGCCGCCACCACCTCCGGAGCCGGCAGCTCGGGCATCGACCAGAACAAGGTGCAGAAGTCGGTGGCCACCGCCTTCGCCCACCTCTACAAGCTCCAGGAAGACGAGATGCGCAGGCCCCCGCTCACCGAGGCGCAGCTGCACACCTCCGCCTCGTGCCTGAAGAGCGAAGGGCTCGGCACGCAGGAAGGACCGGGCACCGACTGGCGCTGCACGGTCTCCTGGAGCGTCCCCGGCGACAACGTCACGGCGCAGGCCATCTACCAGCTCGACGTCACCGCGAACGGCCGCTACATCGCCGACGGCGACGGCCCGCAGGAGGTCAACGGCTACTTCCTGATCGTCCTCAACGGCAAGACGATCTCGAACCCGCTGTGGCAGTTCGACGGCAACGTCGACCTGCTCTCCTAG